A region of Chitinophaga horti DNA encodes the following proteins:
- the xerD gene encoding site-specific tyrosine recombinase XerD, translating to MWESHLNGFKAYLRLERSLAGNSIEAYLRDVEKLTQYLQSVNQPLAPGELELSHLQAFVQWVASLGMSATSQARIISGIKGFYKYLLLEDMVRTDPTQLLDAPKTSRKLPDVLSFHEIEQLIGCLDLSKPEGTRNKAILETMYSCGLRVSEVTGLKISHLYTEEGFIRVIGKGDKERLIPIGSDALRYIDIYRQQVRVHVPVKKGQEDILFLNRRGSALTRVMIFLVIKDLVLKAGIKKDVSPHTFRHSFATHLVEGGADLRAVQEMLGHESITTTEIYTHLDREYLRDTLHRYHPRF from the coding sequence ATGTGGGAATCGCATCTGAACGGATTTAAGGCATACCTGCGCCTGGAGCGCTCGCTGGCAGGCAACTCTATCGAGGCTTACCTGCGCGATGTAGAGAAACTCACGCAATACCTGCAGTCGGTGAACCAGCCGTTAGCGCCCGGCGAGCTGGAGTTATCGCATTTACAGGCGTTCGTACAATGGGTGGCCTCACTGGGCATGAGCGCTACGTCCCAGGCACGCATCATCTCGGGCATCAAAGGGTTCTATAAATACCTGTTGCTGGAAGATATGGTACGCACCGATCCCACGCAGCTACTCGATGCGCCGAAAACGAGCCGCAAGTTACCGGATGTACTCAGCTTTCATGAAATAGAACAGCTCATCGGCTGCCTCGATCTCAGCAAACCCGAAGGCACACGCAATAAAGCTATTCTCGAAACCATGTACAGCTGCGGACTGCGCGTAAGCGAGGTAACCGGCTTAAAAATATCGCATCTCTATACAGAAGAAGGTTTCATCCGCGTCATCGGTAAAGGCGATAAGGAACGCCTCATTCCCATCGGCAGCGACGCCCTGCGGTACATCGACATCTACCGCCAACAGGTGCGTGTACATGTGCCGGTAAAGAAAGGCCAGGAAGATATATTGTTCCTCAACCGCCGCGGCAGCGCGCTTACCAGGGTGATGATCTTTTTAGTGATAAAAGACCTGGTGTTAAAAGCCGGTATCAAAAAAGATGTATCGCCCCATACCTTCCGCCACTCCTTCGCTACCCACCTGGTAGAAGGCGGCGCAGACTTACGGGCAGTGCAGGAAATGCTGGGGCATGAGAGCATTACGACGACGGAAATTTACACGCATCTCGACCGGGAGTATTTGAGAGATACGTTGCATCGGTATCATCCGAGGTTTTAA
- a CDS encoding pyruvate carboxylase codes for MSELTLKKIRKLLVANRGEIAVRILRAAAELRISTVAIFTYEDRYSLHRYKADEAYQVGADDDPLKPYLDIEAIIHQAKLQQVDAIHPGYGFLSENVQFARRCKEEGIIFVGPDPEVMAQLGDKVAAKTLARAVGVPLIEDSQVPLDHIDTVLQEATRIGFPIILKAAAGGGGRGMRVVRDANDLERAFNEARGEAGKAFGNDTIFIEKFIEEPKHIEVQLMGDNHGNILHLYERDCSVQRRFQKVVEIAPSPNLPLETRNEIYDYALQLARKVKYNNVGTVEFLVDRQNKVYFIEVNPRIQVEHTVTEQVTGIDIVRSQILIAAGHQLSDPEIFLKDQDDVKINGFAIQCRITTEDPENNFKPDYGTVIAYRNAGGFGIRLDEGSTYSGVNISPFFDSMLVKVTAWGRTLSGASSRLQRTLREFRIRGVKTNIGFLENVINHDIFRRGNCTVSFIEQHPELFKLSQIRDRATKTLMYLADVTVNGHPDIKIADPNKKFRTPKVPNFDPVQPYPAGMKDKLTQMGREDFAQWLRQEKPVYMTDTTYRDAHQSLLATRVRTKDILAAAEGYAKANPQLFSMEVWGGATFDVSMRFLHECPWRRLQQLRQAMPNMLLQMLFRGSNAVGYSAYPENLIAKFIEKAAETGIDIFRIFDSLNWVEAMAPSIRFVREHTNALAQAAISYTGDISNPDNKKYTLQYYVDLAKRLEDAGAHMLAIKDMAGLLKPQAASTLVHALKDAVKLPIVLHTHDTASVQAATYLKAIEAGVNVVDCAIASLSGLTSQPNLNAMTAILQGHERYQPMDLHSLNQYSNYWEDVREFYYPFESDMKAGTAQIYENEIPGGQYSNLRQQADSLGLGDKLETIKQNYAVVNHLFGDIVKVTPSSKVVGDMALFMTSNNLSAEDVLDESRNLAFPASVQGFFKGDLGVPFGGFPEQLQKIVLKGQEPLKGKPNEHLPPVDFDKDFATFQLKYPQAEFNDYLSYHMFPKVFDEYYHHAQSFGNVEAIPTPAFFYGLKPGEEILIPLSKGKTIIVKLVFVMPPDPTGIRTVVFELNGYGRRVQIRDRSVVSKVVSNKKVGNPEMEVGAPLQGKLSKLLVKTGDAVTNNTPLFIIEAMKMETTVTATRACKVKAVHLPEGTMVSQDDLVVELDK; via the coding sequence ATGTCGGAGTTAACACTAAAAAAGATCAGGAAATTACTGGTCGCCAACCGTGGCGAGATTGCCGTTAGGATATTACGCGCAGCCGCCGAGCTCAGGATCAGCACTGTAGCCATTTTTACGTACGAAGACCGGTATTCGCTGCACCGGTACAAAGCAGACGAAGCTTACCAGGTAGGGGCAGACGATGATCCGCTGAAGCCTTACCTGGACATAGAGGCCATCATACACCAGGCGAAGTTACAACAGGTAGATGCGATCCACCCCGGCTACGGCTTCCTGAGCGAGAACGTACAATTTGCACGTCGCTGTAAGGAGGAAGGGATCATCTTTGTGGGCCCGGACCCGGAAGTGATGGCGCAGCTGGGTGACAAGGTAGCCGCTAAAACCCTGGCACGCGCTGTGGGTGTACCGTTGATCGAAGACAGCCAGGTGCCGCTCGATCATATCGACACGGTGTTACAGGAAGCAACGCGCATCGGCTTCCCAATTATTCTGAAAGCCGCCGCCGGCGGCGGCGGGCGGGGGATGCGCGTAGTTCGCGATGCCAACGACCTCGAACGTGCCTTCAACGAGGCCAGGGGAGAAGCCGGCAAAGCATTCGGCAACGACACCATCTTCATCGAAAAGTTCATCGAAGAGCCCAAACACATCGAAGTGCAGCTCATGGGCGACAACCATGGCAACATCCTGCACCTGTATGAGCGCGACTGCTCGGTGCAACGCCGCTTCCAGAAGGTGGTGGAAATAGCCCCGTCGCCTAACCTGCCGTTAGAAACGCGCAACGAGATCTATGACTATGCGCTGCAACTGGCGCGTAAAGTGAAGTACAATAACGTGGGTACCGTGGAGTTTTTGGTAGACCGGCAAAACAAGGTGTATTTCATCGAAGTAAACCCGCGTATACAGGTGGAGCATACGGTGACCGAACAGGTGACCGGCATCGACATCGTGCGTTCGCAGATACTCATTGCCGCAGGCCACCAGCTGAGCGATCCGGAGATCTTTCTCAAAGACCAGGATGATGTAAAAATTAATGGCTTTGCGATACAATGCCGTATTACCACCGAAGACCCCGAGAACAACTTTAAACCCGACTACGGTACGGTGATCGCCTATCGTAACGCTGGCGGTTTCGGCATACGGCTGGATGAAGGCAGTACATATAGCGGTGTAAATATTTCTCCTTTCTTTGATTCGATGCTTGTAAAAGTGACCGCCTGGGGACGCACGTTATCGGGCGCTTCCAGCCGTTTACAGCGCACGTTACGTGAGTTCCGCATACGGGGTGTGAAAACGAACATCGGCTTCCTGGAGAACGTGATCAACCACGACATCTTCCGCCGCGGTAACTGTACGGTGAGCTTTATCGAGCAACATCCTGAACTGTTTAAGCTTTCGCAGATACGTGACCGGGCTACTAAAACACTCATGTACCTGGCCGATGTAACGGTGAATGGTCACCCCGACATTAAGATCGCCGACCCTAACAAGAAGTTCAGAACACCCAAGGTGCCCAACTTCGATCCGGTGCAGCCTTACCCGGCGGGCATGAAGGACAAACTGACGCAGATGGGACGGGAGGACTTTGCGCAATGGCTCCGGCAGGAGAAGCCGGTATACATGACCGATACTACCTACCGGGATGCGCATCAAAGCTTGCTCGCGACGCGCGTGCGCACCAAAGACATACTGGCGGCAGCGGAAGGATATGCAAAAGCGAACCCGCAACTGTTTTCCATGGAAGTGTGGGGCGGCGCCACCTTCGACGTGTCGATGCGCTTCCTGCATGAATGTCCCTGGCGGCGATTGCAGCAACTGCGGCAGGCGATGCCGAACATGTTGTTGCAGATGTTGTTCCGCGGATCGAATGCAGTCGGCTATTCCGCTTACCCCGAGAACCTGATCGCCAAGTTCATCGAGAAGGCAGCGGAAACGGGCATCGACATCTTCCGCATTTTCGATTCGCTGAACTGGGTGGAGGCCATGGCGCCGAGCATCCGGTTCGTTCGGGAGCATACGAACGCACTGGCACAGGCGGCGATCAGCTACACGGGCGACATCAGTAACCCGGATAATAAAAAGTACACGCTGCAATACTATGTAGACCTGGCCAAACGCCTGGAAGACGCAGGCGCGCATATGCTGGCGATTAAGGACATGGCCGGGCTGCTGAAACCGCAGGCCGCCAGCACGCTCGTTCATGCGCTGAAAGATGCGGTGAAACTGCCGATCGTGCTGCATACCCATGACACAGCATCCGTGCAGGCAGCGACTTACCTGAAGGCCATCGAAGCCGGTGTAAACGTGGTCGATTGTGCCATTGCCTCGCTCAGCGGCCTTACTTCACAGCCCAACTTGAACGCAATGACGGCCATCCTGCAGGGCCATGAACGTTACCAGCCGATGGACTTACACTCCCTGAACCAGTACAGCAACTACTGGGAAGATGTACGCGAGTTTTACTACCCGTTCGAGTCCGATATGAAAGCCGGCACCGCGCAGATCTATGAAAATGAAATCCCGGGCGGACAGTACTCCAACCTCCGCCAGCAGGCCGACTCACTGGGACTGGGCGACAAACTGGAAACGATCAAACAGAACTACGCGGTGGTGAACCACCTGTTCGGCGACATCGTGAAAGTAACACCCAGCTCAAAAGTAGTAGGGGATATGGCACTTTTCATGACCTCCAATAATCTTTCGGCCGAAGACGTGCTGGACGAGAGCCGCAACCTGGCCTTCCCGGCTTCGGTACAGGGATTTTTTAAGGGCGACCTGGGCGTGCCGTTCGGCGGGTTCCCGGAGCAGTTACAAAAGATCGTGCTGAAAGGACAGGAGCCGTTGAAGGGTAAACCGAACGAACACCTGCCACCTGTGGACTTCGATAAGGACTTTGCGACCTTCCAGCTGAAATACCCGCAGGCAGAGTTTAACGATTACCTGAGTTACCATATGTTCCCCAAGGTGTTTGATGAGTATTATCATCATGCACAGTCCTTCGGCAACGTGGAAGCCATTCCTACACCAGCCTTCTTTTACGGGCTGAAGCCGGGCGAGGAGATACTGATCCCGCTGAGTAAGGGCAAAACCATTATCGTGAAGCTCGTATTCGTGATGCCGCCCGACCCTACGGGCATTCGTACCGTGGTGTTTGAGCTGAACGGGTATGGCCGCCGGGTGCAGATACGCGACCGGTCGGTGGTGTCGAAAGTGGTGAGTAACAAAAAAGTGGGCAACCCGGAAATGGAAGTGGGCGCGCCTTTGCAGGGTAAGTTGTCGAAATTGCTGGTGAAGACAGGTGATGCGGTGACTAATAATACCCCGTTATTCATCATCGAGGCGATGAAGATGGAAACCACGGTAACCGCCACCAGAGCCTGTAAAGTGAAAGCGGTGCATTTACCGGAGGGTACGATGGTGAGCCAGGACGACCTGGTGGTGGAATTGGATAAGTAG